The proteins below are encoded in one region of Cytophagia bacterium CHB2:
- a CDS encoding Rrf2 family transcriptional regulator, with protein sequence MLRLSRKAEYAIIALKHMLNRDAEHLCTAKEIAERYRIPDELMAKILQKMAKSGIVASTQGVRGGYVLGRSPNKISVADVVECIDGPFGIVECVTENEGCKCIQYSEGVCNISDPFMKIQLEFKNFLNGISLTDLNQPVGRTPKLHQVMV encoded by the coding sequence ATGTTACGACTGTCACGCAAAGCTGAATACGCCATAATCGCGTTGAAACACATGCTCAATCGCGATGCTGAACATTTGTGTACCGCCAAGGAAATTGCGGAGCGTTATCGCATTCCTGATGAGTTGATGGCCAAGATTTTACAGAAGATGGCGAAGTCCGGCATCGTGGCGAGCACGCAAGGCGTGCGCGGCGGTTATGTTCTTGGCCGGTCGCCGAATAAAATTTCCGTGGCGGATGTGGTGGAGTGCATCGACGGACCGTTCGGCATTGTCGAGTGTGTTACAGAGAATGAAGGCTGCAAATGCATTCAATATAGTGAAGGCGTGTGCAACATCAGCGACCCGTTCATGAAAATTCAGCTTGAATTCAAAAATTTCCTGAACGGCATTTCGCTCACCGATCTCAATCAGCCGGTGGGGCGAACGCCGAAGTTGCACCAAGTCATGGTTTGA
- the erpA gene encoding iron-sulfur cluster insertion protein ErpA, with translation MINLSPKAAEEVKKIIAQESQNEGELALRVGVQGGGCSGLSYFLTLDKDAREDDEVLVSNGVKILLDSKSALYLEGTTVDYTDGLQGSGFTFVNPNAQRTCGCGHSFQA, from the coding sequence GTGATTAACTTGTCTCCCAAAGCAGCAGAGGAAGTGAAGAAGATCATTGCGCAAGAAAGCCAGAACGAGGGTGAATTGGCGTTGCGTGTGGGCGTGCAAGGCGGCGGCTGTTCGGGTTTATCCTATTTCCTGACGCTGGACAAGGATGCGCGTGAAGACGATGAAGTGTTGGTGTCGAACGGCGTGAAAATTTTGTTGGATTCCAAGAGCGCGCTTTATCTCGAAGGCACGACCGTGGATTACACCGACGGTTTGCAGGGGTCGGGCTTTACCTTCGTCAATCCGAATGCGCAGCGCACCTGCGGCTGCGGCCATTCGTTCCAGGCGTAA